Sequence from the Bryobacteraceae bacterium genome:
GCGCACCACGCTGAGCGATGCAGCGAGATCCGAGGTCACTTCGAAGGCGGCGCGCGGACACCTCACGAACTGGCGCAGCTCATGTGGCGACGGGAAGGATCTTCGCTTTCGCCGTTCCAATACCTGTTCGCGATGTACGAGGTGGCGGCGCACCTCGCGCACATGGGGCTTCCGTGTGAGGGCTAGCGCTTACGCGCGATCATACGCTCGTAAAAGGCGAGGTTCCGCGGCAGGATCGCCTTCATCGAGAAGCGCTCGCGGATCTTGCGCCGGCCGGCTTCGCCGATGCGCGCGGCGCGGGCCGGATCCTCGAGGATCCCGATCAGCGCGGCTGAGATGCCGGGGGGATCGCCCGGATCGACGAGCATGCCGTCCACACCCGGTTCTATCAATTCCGGACCGCTGCCACGAGTCGAGTAGACGGTTGGGATGCCGCAGGTCATCGCTTCGAGCGGCGCGATGGCGAACGCCTCGGCAAACGACGGGAACACGGCCGCGCCGGCGCGCGAGAGCATCCGGAATAGCACCTCTCGCGTGACGTGGCCGTGGAAGTGGACCGAGTCCACGGCTTCGGGCGGGAGGAGGCTCCGCAGGTAGTCGACCATGCCGCGGCCATCGGGCGCGCGGCCGGCCTTGCCGAGAACGTGCAAAACGGCGTCCGGCACGGCGGCGCGAACGGCAGGCCAGGACCGCATGAGGGGAATCACGCCCTTCTTCTCGACGAGCGTCCCGCTGAAGACGACGTCGTGCGTGCGTTCGGCGGCGGGCGGGAGTTCCGAGCCGGTTTCGACGGGATTGTAGATCACCTGCTCCGGTCCACGCCAGAGGCCGAACAGGTCTCGGGTTTTCTCGGCCGTGTAGCGCGATACAGAGACATACGCGTCGGCGCGGAGGAGCGCGCGCTGCTCCAGGCGCGAGGTCAATGTCCAGGGCGGCTGCGCCATCTCGGCCGCGAAATAGCCTTGCGAACCATGCAGGCGCGACACCACCGGAACCGGCAGATCCGGCCATAGCGCGATCCAGCCTTCGTAGTCCGGCGCCTCGACGATATCGATCTCGCCGGCGCGCGCCCATCCGGCGACGAGTTTCCACAACTCCCGACGGGCGAGAATCCAACCACCGGGCCGTTGGGGTTCGCGCAGGCGCCAGACGTCGATGCCATCGGCTTGATGGCGGTCCGGCGCCGGGTAGGAGGGCTGATAGACTCCGGCGACGCGCACGTTGTGCCCGGCGCTGACCAACGCGCGGCCAAGCACCCGGGTCATGGTGCCGATGCCGCCATGCGGACCTGGCGGATAGTCCGAGCAGAGAAAGCAGATTCGCATGCGAGGTGTCCTACTGGATCAATGCGCGGAGGCGGGCAAGCGCGTCCTTGGCAACGTGGTAGCGGGGCTCCAGTTCGAGCGACCGCTCGAAGCATTCGCGCGCCTTGTTGAACATTTCCTTGCCCGCGTAGGCGCGCCCGAGGTTGTACCAGGGATAGTGATAGGCTTCGTACCTCGTGCTGGCGGCGGCTTTCTCAAGCCACGGGATGGCCTCGTCGAATTTGTTCTGTCCGATGAGGTACGCGCCGATGTCGTTGTAGGGGTTGCCGAAACCAGGGTCGATGAGGATGGCGTTCTTACACTGCTCGATGGCGTCTTCGATGCGGCCCTGATAGCTGTAGGTCCAGCCGAGGAAGGTGTAGGCTTCGGCGGTGGGAAACAGTTCGATCGAGCGCCGGTAGAGCTGTACAGCCATGTCGAGGTCGCCGCTCATCTGCAGGGAATAAGCCTGCTGAAAGAGTTCCATCGCCAAGGCGTGCCGCGGATCGGACATCGATCCTCCTTTGTAGCCGAATCACGGAGGCCTCGGCAACTCGAACGCCGCGAGTTCTTCTCAGAGGAAAGCTGTTTAAATAGGAGCTTGCCCCACACGTTCGAGTGCCGTCCCCTGTTCGTTCCGCCCGACGAAGCGCGGCGGCATCTGCCCGAAGGACCGCGGCTGCTGCGCAACCAACCGTCGGCCGATCCGCTTCTCGGATGGGTGGCGATTCAGCACGCTCCCGACGCGAAGACGGGGTCCGTGGAGGTGCTGAACCTCCGCACGCTCGAGAACGTATCGCACCCGTTGCCGGGCCGTCCCGGATTCTTCGCCGAGACAACCGAGCCGGGGCTGGTCGCGGTCGGGCTCGAACGCGATCTCGTGCTGTACGACCTCAACACGCGCCGGTTTCGCGGACGCCGGGTCCCCGTCACCGCCGACGAGCGCGTCATCATCAACGACGGCATGGCGATCCCGGGAGGTCTATTGTTCGGGACCAAGCACCTCGAATTCCGGGAGCACGTCGCGCGGGTCTACTACTTCGACGCGGCCACCGGCGGAGTGATCGAAATGCCCGAGCCGCAGGTGTGCAGCAACGGCAAGTTTCTGTTCGAGACCGATGACCGGCGGCGGCTGGCCGACATCTGCTCGTTTCGCAAGCGGGTGGATCTTTATGACGTGGACTTCGCGTCCGGCCTGATGGATCCGGTGCGGACGATCGCCGATTTCTCGGCAACGCCTTTGTTTCCCGACGGCCTGCGGCCCACCCCAGACGGGACCGGGCTGGTGGTGGCGTTCTACAATCCGGAGGCCGCGGAGTACGGCGTGGCCAGGCAGATCCGGATCGACGATGGAGCGATCGAGGCGGAATGGCGGATTCCGGGGTCTCCGCGCGTTACCTGCCCGGAGATTTTCGAAATGGATGGGGCCGTGCGCGTGCTCTTTACGACCGCGGTGGAGGGCATGGCAGCGGACATTCGAGCGTCGTCGCCGATGGCCGGGGCGTTATTCATCGGCGAGACGGAGTTCGATCGGGCGCCCGATGGGCCGGCTTTTCTGGACCCGTCGGCGTTCGCGGGCGAATAAGCTACCGGCGTCGGGAATAAGCTGCAACTAAGCTACTCAATGCGCCTTCCCCTTTCGCTCGATCCGCGGAGAATTCAAAAGACCGGCGCGCCAATCACCACGATGTGGCTGCTCGGAGACTGCCAGGAGGCGCGCGGCAAACAGGATTTGTGGGCCACGCAGAAGCCGGAGATTCTGGATGTGCTCCGGGAGCAGGCGATGATCCAGAGCATTGAGTCTTCGAATCGCATTGAGGGCGTCACCGTGGATGCGCGACGGCTGCGGCCCCTTGTGATCGGGCGCTCCCGGCCACGCGACCGGTCCGAGGAGGAACTCGCCGGGTATCGCGCGGCGCTCGACTGGATTTTTGGATTAAGGCGCCCGCCGGACATCACGCCCGAGTTGATTCTGCATTTGCACCGGATGGCGCAGTCTTCCAACGACGCGGGGAAATGGAAGGAGCGCAATAACGAGATCGTCGAGATTCCGCCATCGGGGGAACCGGTGGTGCGATTCGCGCCGCTTTCGGCGAGGCGAACGCCGGCGGCGGTAGAGGCGCTGTGCGCGCGCTATCACAGTTCGATCGAGGCGCGCACGGTTCCGCCGCTGCTGCTGATCGCGACTTTCGTTCTGGACTTCCTCTGCATCCACCCGTTCCGCGACGGCAACGGACGAGTGTCCCGCCTGCTGACGTCAATGCTGTTGATGGGAGAGCGGTTCGAAGCGCCACGTTTCGTGAGCCTGGAGCGACTCGTGGAAGACCCCAAGTCCGAGTACTTTCGGGTGCTCAAGACGTGTTCGCAGGATTGGCGCCACGGGAGGAACGAGATGCTGCCGTGGTGGAATTATTTCCTGGCCGTGCTGAAGAACGCGTACCGCGAGTTTGCCCGGCAGGTGGAAACGGCCGGAGCGCGGCCGTCGAAGGGGTCGCTCGTGCGGCAGACAGCGCTGATGCAGCTTGAGCCATTCACGCTGGCGGCGCTCGGCGCGCAGGTGCCTTCGGCGAGCCCGCAGTTGATCCGGAAGGAACTCGCGCGGCTCAAGGGAGACGGCCTCGTACGGCCCGCCGGCCGCGGCCGCGGCGCTGTTTGGACGGTCGCACGGGCTCGAAAACGGAATTAGCTACCGCGGGGCGGAATAAGCTACCGGGACCGGACGTCGTAGCACCAGACGACGCCGTGATCCCGCAGGTAGAGCCGCCCGTTGGCCAGCACGGGGTAAGCCCAGGATTTTTCGCGCGCCCCTCGGGGATGCGCGGGCGAACCGGGCGGAGTGAAGCGGCCCTTTTCGCGATAGCGGGCAGGCGTGGCTTCCACTAGCGCCACGCCGCCATCTTCGCCGTGGACGTAGAGGCGCCCTTCCGCCGCCAGCACGGATCCCGTCCCGACGCTCTCGTTGGTCCAGAGGATCTTCCCGGTGGCCCATTCGGCGGCCACCAGCCCTTCACCCGTCGTGCCGTAGAGCGTCTCGCCGACCCGCACCGCGCCGCCAATCGCGCTCGGCAGACCGCGTTCGAAGTAGACCTGCTCGGCGGATACACCGTCCCCGGAGGCTTTCAGACGCACCAGCGCGCCGGCCGTGAGGCTGCGTGCGGTGCTGTAGATCGTGTCGCCGTGGGCGAGCGGCGTGGGGATGTTCGCCGGCCCCTTGCTGGTACCGTCGTAGCGCCAGAGAAGCTTGCCCGTCCCGGCGTCGACGCCGATCGTCCCTTTCGCGAGAAACTGAACGTACTGGCGGCGGCCGCCGCCTTCCGACACGACCGCGGATGCGTACCCCGCCGCCTCACCGCCGGGAATCGCCATCTGCCATTTTTCGGCGCCCGTTTTCTTGTCGAACGCGATCATCGTGGCTTGCGCGCCACCCGGCGTCACCACCACCTTCGCGCCATCGATCAACGGCGACTCCGCATAGGCCCACTTGCCGGGTTCGCCGCCGTAGTCCTTCCGCGTGTTCTTCCGCCATCGAACCTTGCCTGATGCCGGATCGAGGCACATCAGAACGCCATCGGAGCTGAACGCGTAGAGCAACCCGTCGTCCAGGACAGGCGTGGCGCGCGCGGCCGGATACGAGGGCGCCTGGTCCGGATTTCCCACCGCGCTGATCCGAGTGGACCAGAGAGTCTTGCCGTCCTCCACTGAAAGAGCACGGACGTACTCGTTCTCGAGGCCCTGGTTCGCGATCAGGTAGACGCGCCCACCCGCCACCGCCGGCGCGCCGTAACCCTCGCCCGCGTTATCGACGCGCCACAAGAGCTTCGGGCCTTCCTTTGGCCACTCTTTCAACAAGCCGGTTTCCGCTGACAACCCGTCGCGCAGGGCGCCGCGCCAGCCGGGCCAGTCAGCCGCCAAGCACAGCGCGGCGATGGTGAGGAGAAGAAGAATGGTTCGCGGCATGCCCCTCATTCTCCTACGAACTTTGCGAACCCGTCCCAACGCTCCGGCCTGCCGTGAATCGGCACGATCCGTTCCACGTCGAGCCCGAGCCGGCGGACCTGACGCACGAGGGCGCGATTCGCGGGCGACGGCTTGCCGTCGAGAGCGCGGTCCGACAGGTCGGCTTCGACCACCGTCTTTTCGGCGGGCAGGTAGGCCATGAGCATTCCCTCGGCGTGGTCGAGCGGCTGCACATAGGTCATGTGCAGGTTGCGCGCGCCGTCGCTCAATACGTAGTTCTCGCGGACGGCTTCGTACTGATAGCCCTCGGTGACCTCTGTGGGGGGCCACAGCGCCAGCATGTCCGGCTCGAGCGTGCGCGGGACGTAGTTTGTGACATCGCGGCGCAGGAATTCGTGATTCTTCCAGTGCGTGACGATCGTGGCTCCGATGTGCATGTAGGTGCGGATGCCGCCGATGTGGTCGAAGTGCTGGTGCGTATTCACCAGGTAGCGGATGGGCTTGTTCGGGATCAGCCGCACGACCTCTTCGATCACCGCGAGGCTGCGCGCTTCATTGAGCGGCGCTTCAATGACGGCGACCCAGTCCTTGAACTCCACCGCGACGCTATTGTGCGTTCCGCCGCCAAGGAGGTAGACACCGGCCCCCAGCCTGGAGGTCTCGACACGCACCGGAAACGACGCGGCGCGAACCGGCTCAGGCACACTCGGGGCGTCGGCGCACGCGTTGGCCGCGATGTCGGCGATCTGGCCGCCGAAGGCGTTGTGGCCGGCGCTGACGTTCAGCGCGCCGAAGTTGTCGTCCCACCCCTCGTGGTGGTGCCAGACGGTAGGGAAACGGATGCCGCCGCCGAGATTGACATAGGTTTCGTTCGAGAACTCGTGCTCGTAATTCATGTCGCCGAGCACGGGGTCGGGCGCCGAGGTATGGATCCGCTGCAGGAGGTTTTCTTTGTTGATCGTCGCATCCACGCGGTATTTGCCGAACATCGTGATCGAGACCACGGTGACTTTCTCGGGAACGGTGGTGTTTCCGTCGCGCCCGCTCTCGCCCAACTCCCAGCGCCACACGGCCCTCGGATTGGCGCCGGGCAACCGCGCCGCCTTCAAGAAGCCATGAGGGTTCAGCCACAGGTCGAGTTGCCAACGCGCCGCGTCTTCCGGCGGCGACGCCACGGGCGGACCCGTTCCGTCGCGATGCCAGGCGTAGGCTCCGTTCACGACGAAACGCTGCCGGCGCTCGCGCTGCAGCGGCGTGCCGCCGAGCCAGCCGAGACCCCATTTCCACGAAGCCGGATTCAGCCCGGGGGGCCGCTCGAACTCCTCCACCATGGTGCGGGCGTCCCAGTTCATCTCGCGCCAGTAGTTGACCAGTTCGGCGCCACGCGGCCAGTCGATATTCCATCCGGATTCCCGCTGCTGGCCGACTATTCCGGCGTACGCCGCGCCGGCGATACGAACGCAGCGAAGCTTATCGGCGCCGATGGCGGCGCGAGCCCGTTCGAGCACCGGAATCGCGTCGACGTACCCGGGGCCTTGCGCCATGGCGGCCGCAGCACACGCGGCCGTGAGCACACACTTGCGGAAAGGCATGCCGCCGAGTATCGCATGCGCCCGCTATCATGGGAGTTTCCCTTCCCGGAATGAATCAGAAAAAAGCGATCTCCTACGCCGACTCAGGCGTCCATATCGACGAAGCCGACCGCGCCGTTTCCCGCATCAAGACGCTCGCCAGGGCCACGTTCTCAAGAAACGTTCTGACCGGCATCGGCAGCTTCGGCGCCGCCTATCAACTTCGCGGGTGGAAGCAGCCCGTCCTGGTGAGTTCCGCCGACGGCGTGGGCACCAAGCTGAAGATCGCGTTCCTCACGGGCCGTCACTCGACGATCGGCGAAGACCTGGTGAACCACTGCGTCAACGACATCATGGTACAGGGCGCCGAGCCGCTTTTCTTCCTCGACTACTTCGCCACGGGCCGGCTTTCGGCGGCCGTGATGGGGGAAGTGGTGGAGGGGCTCGCGCGCGGATGCGCATCGAACGGGTGCGCCCTCATCGGCGGAGAGACGGCGGAAATGCCCGGCTTCTATCCGGACGGCGAGTACGATCTGGCGGGCTTCATCGTGGGCGGAGTTGAGAAGAAGCGGCTGCTCACGGGGTCGAACGTCCGCAAGGGCGACGTGCTGCTGGGGCTGCCCTCCACCGGACTCCACACCAATGGCTACTCGCTCGCGCGCAAGCTGATCTTCGAATCCGGCGGCTATTCCGTGGACTCGATGCTGCCCGGACTCGGGGTTACCGTGGCCGACGAGCTTCTTAAGGTCCATCGCAGCTACGCGGGACCATTGCGTCTGCTGCGAAAGGCCGGGCTTTTGAAAGCGGCGGCGCATATTACGGGCGGGGGCATCACCGACAACACCCCGCGCGTGCTGCCGGAAGGGATGGCCGCGGAGGTGCAGGTGAAATCGTGGACAGTGCCGCCCATCTTTGAATTGCTGCGCGAACTCGGCAACGTTCCCGAACAAGACTGGCGGCGGACGTTCAATCTTGGGATCGGGATGATCCTGGTGGTTGCCGAGGCGAAAGCGCGGCAGGCGACGAAGCTGCTCGAGAAAGCGGGCGAAACGGTCTATCCGATCGGGCGCGTAACACCGCAGGCGAGGCGCGGTGCGCGCGTGGTCTACACGGCATGAACCGGAACCTCGGCATCCTGCTTTCCGGCCGCGGCTCGAACTTCCAGGCGATCGCGAAGGCGATCGGAGAAGGACGCCTGGACGCCCGTCTCGCGGTGGTCATCTCGAACAAGCCGGAGGCTCCCGGGCTCGACATCGCGCGGTCCCTCGGCGTGGCCGCGGTGGCAATCCCGTCGAAGGGCATGGACCGCGAATCGCACGACCGTTTGCTGATCGCCGAACTGCGATCCCGCGATGTGGGCCTGGTGTGCCTCGCCGGTTACATGCGCCTGTTGAGCGCCGGGTTCATCCGTGCGTTTCCGAATCGCGTGCTGAATATTCACCCCTCGCTGCTGCCGGCTTTCCCGGGGCTGGATGCCCAACACCAGGCCTGGGAGTACGGCGTGAAGCTCGCCGGATGCACGGTGCATATCGTCGATGAGCATCTCGATCACGGCCCCATCGTGGCGCAGGCGGCCGTGGACGCGCTGCCGGGCGACTCGTCGGAGACGCTTGCCGCGCGGATCCTCGCCGAGGAGCACAAGATATACAGTGAAGCTATCGGACTCATCCTGTCCGGCCAGTGGCGCATGGAAGGGCGCCGCGTCATCCCTACACAAGAAGGAGAAGAGACATGATGGAACGCCGCATTTTCATGGGAGCGGCCACGGCCGCATCCGCCGCCCGCGTATGGGGCGCGAACGACCGTGTGAGCGTAGGGCTGATCGGCGCCGGTGGACGGGGCAAGTTTCTGGCCGCCGAGTTCAAGGAAATCGGAGCGCCCGTGAACGCCGTCTGCGACGTCTACGAGGCGAACCTGACGGGCGGACTCAAGGTGGCCAACACCGGCGCGCGGGGGTTCGGCCAGTACAAGAAGCTGCTCGAGGACAAGCAGCTCGACGCGGTGATCGTCGCGACGCCGGACCACTGGCACGCGCGGATGACGATCGACGCAGTGGAGGCCGGAAAAGACGTCTACGTCGAGAAGCCGATGGCGCACACCATCGACGAAGGTTTCCAGATGATCGAGGCGGTGCGCCGCACGAAGCGGATCGTGCAAGTGGGCACGCAACGCCGCAGTTTCGACATCTTCCTCGAAGCCAAGCAACTGTTCGACACCAAGGTTTGCGGCAGCGTTCAACTGGTCAACTCGTGGTGGTACAACCACACCTCGACACCCCGCCAGCCGCAGGTGGAAGGGAAGGTCGATTGGAAGCAGTGGCTGGGCTCGGCTCCGAAGCGCGATTTCGATCCCATGCGTTTTCGCAACTGGTATTGGTTCTGGGATTATTCAGGCGGGTTGCTCGTCGGCCAGGCCGCGCACGTGATGGACGCGATCATGTGGTTCATGGGCTCCACGCACCCCGTGGCGGTGACTTGCGCGGCCAACAAGACGCAGATCGCCCAATGGGAAGTGCCCGAAACGGCGGTGCTGACGGTGGAATACCCGGAGAACTACGTCGCGGTGTTCACCCTTGGATACAAGGCGATGCGCTACAACGCCTACAACGATCAGATGAAGCAGTTCCACGGCGACAAGGCGCGGTTCGACGTGGCGCGTGAATGGTGGGCGCTCTATCCAGAGTCCCGCGAGATCGAGATGAAGCCGTCGAAGACGATGTCTAAGCCAGGGACGTTCAATTCCGCCGCCCGCGCCCATATCCGCAATTTTCTGGACTGCGTGCAATCGCGCAAGGAGCCGAACGCACCCGTCGAAGCCGGCCAGGCCACCAACATCGTTCTGTGCATGGCCATGGACGCTCTTCGCGGCGGACGCCGCCTGCGCTGGAACAACGCGACCCGCAAGGTAGAAAGCTGATTCATGAACCCCCAACAACCGACCAAGGTCACCTTGGCCAACACGGCCGACTATCGCGAGCACTACGCCAATTCGGTGCAGTGCCGCGTGAACCTGTGGGACTTCTTCCTCATGTTCGGCACCATCCAGCAGACGGCCGCGGACGCCGTGAACATCCATAACTTCCAGGGCGTCTACCTGAGTCCGCAACAGGCGAAGGCGCTGGCGAACCTGCTCAATCAGAACATCACCCAGTATGAAGCGGCGTTCGGAGAGATCCGGCTCGAACCGCTTCCCGGGGCGCCGCCGGCGCCGGGCGAACGAACGCTGCAGTAGGCGCGGATGGACCGCGTCCGCATCGGTGTCATCGGACTCGGGCGCTTCGGCGAGATGCATTGCCAGGCGCTGGCCGGGATCCCGGAAGTGGAGATCGCCGGGCTTTGCACGCGCGACCCGGATCGGCTTGCCGCGTTCTCAGCGCGCTACCCGGCGGCGCGCGCGTTCCACAACTATCGCGATCTTCTCGCCTCCGGCGCTTGCGACGCGGTGTCCATCGTCACGATGTGGCGCCAGCACGCGGAAGTCGCCATCGCCGCACTCGACGCCGGCCTGCACGTGTTCGTCGAGAAGCCAATGGCGTCCACCAACGAAGGCTGCGCAGCGATGATCGCCGCGCGGAACCGCTCGGGGAAGTTTGGGATGGTGGGGCAGATCTGCCGGTTCAATCCGCGCTATGCGGCGGCCCGGCGCGAGATCGCGGCAGTGGGACGGATCGTCTCGCTCTACGCGCGGCGCAACATTCCGGCGGCCGTGAGCGCACAGGTGCTCCCGAAAATCGGGCCTATCGCCGGCGACGCCGTGCATGATACGGACCTGATGCTGTGGTTCACCGGGAAGCGGATCGTGTCGGCTTTCGCTCAGACGCACTCGGTTCGCGGACTCGCGAACCCGGATCTCGCCTGGACGTTGTATCGCTTTGAAGATGGCGCCATCGGCGTCATTGAGAACATCTGGTTCCTGCCTGAAGGAACGCCCTATCGCATCGACGAG
This genomic interval carries:
- a CDS encoding Gfo/Idh/MocA family oxidoreductase produces the protein MDRVRIGVIGLGRFGEMHCQALAGIPEVEIAGLCTRDPDRLAAFSARYPAARAFHNYRDLLASGACDAVSIVTMWRQHAEVAIAALDAGLHVFVEKPMASTNEGCAAMIAARNRSGKFGMVGQICRFNPRYAAARREIAAVGRIVSLYARRNIPAAVSAQVLPKIGPIAGDAVHDTDLMLWFTGKRIVSAFAQTHSVRGLANPDLAWTLYRFEDGAIGVIENIWFLPEGTPYRIDERMEIVGTEGVITIQESGPGISVSGKDGWRAPDTTYWPLVGGGLRGGALRDELAYFARCVLDGRAPAVTTFEESAGAVRACLAAEESARENRPIEIRPH
- a CDS encoding glycosyltransferase family 4 protein, translating into MRICFLCSDYPPGPHGGIGTMTRVLGRALVSAGHNVRVAGVYQPSYPAPDRHQADGIDVWRLREPQRPGGWILARRELWKLVAGWARAGEIDIVEAPDYEGWIALWPDLPVPVVSRLHGSQGYFAAEMAQPPWTLTSRLEQRALLRADAYVSVSRYTAEKTRDLFGLWRGPEQVIYNPVETGSELPPAAERTHDVVFSGTLVEKKGVIPLMRSWPAVRAAVPDAVLHVLGKAGRAPDGRGMVDYLRSLLPPEAVDSVHFHGHVTREVLFRMLSRAGAAVFPSFAEAFAIAPLEAMTCGIPTVYSTRGSGPELIEPGVDGMLVDPGDPPGISAALIGILEDPARAARIGEAGRRKIRERFSMKAILPRNLAFYERMIARKR
- a CDS encoding DUF3467 domain-containing protein — encoded protein: MNPQQPTKVTLANTADYREHYANSVQCRVNLWDFFLMFGTIQQTAADAVNIHNFQGVYLSPQQAKALANLLNQNITQYEAAFGEIRLEPLPGAPPAPGERTLQ
- a CDS encoding tetratricopeptide repeat protein — encoded protein: MSDPRHALAMELFQQAYSLQMSGDLDMAVQLYRRSIELFPTAEAYTFLGWTYSYQGRIEDAIEQCKNAILIDPGFGNPYNDIGAYLIGQNKFDEAIPWLEKAAASTRYEAYHYPWYNLGRAYAGKEMFNKARECFERSLELEPRYHVAKDALARLRALIQ
- a CDS encoding Fic family protein, with product MRLPLSLDPRRIQKTGAPITTMWLLGDCQEARGKQDLWATQKPEILDVLREQAMIQSIESSNRIEGVTVDARRLRPLVIGRSRPRDRSEEELAGYRAALDWIFGLRRPPDITPELILHLHRMAQSSNDAGKWKERNNEIVEIPPSGEPVVRFAPLSARRTPAAVEALCARYHSSIEARTVPPLLLIATFVLDFLCIHPFRDGNGRVSRLLTSMLLMGERFEAPRFVSLERLVEDPKSEYFRVLKTCSQDWRHGRNEMLPWWNYFLAVLKNAYREFARQVETAGARPSKGSLVRQTALMQLEPFTLAALGAQVPSASPQLIRKELARLKGDGLVRPAGRGRGAVWTVARARKRN
- a CDS encoding SMP-30/gluconolactonase/LRE family protein encodes the protein MPHTFECRPLFVPPDEARRHLPEGPRLLRNQPSADPLLGWVAIQHAPDAKTGSVEVLNLRTLENVSHPLPGRPGFFAETTEPGLVAVGLERDLVLYDLNTRRFRGRRVPVTADERVIINDGMAIPGGLLFGTKHLEFREHVARVYYFDAATGGVIEMPEPQVCSNGKFLFETDDRRRLADICSFRKRVDLYDVDFASGLMDPVRTIADFSATPLFPDGLRPTPDGTGLVVAFYNPEAAEYGVARQIRIDDGAIEAEWRIPGSPRVTCPEIFEMDGAVRVLFTTAVEGMAADIRASSPMAGALFIGETEFDRAPDGPAFLDPSAFAGE
- the purM gene encoding phosphoribosylformylglycinamidine cyclo-ligase — protein: MNQKKAISYADSGVHIDEADRAVSRIKTLARATFSRNVLTGIGSFGAAYQLRGWKQPVLVSSADGVGTKLKIAFLTGRHSTIGEDLVNHCVNDIMVQGAEPLFFLDYFATGRLSAAVMGEVVEGLARGCASNGCALIGGETAEMPGFYPDGEYDLAGFIVGGVEKKRLLTGSNVRKGDVLLGLPSTGLHTNGYSLARKLIFESGGYSVDSMLPGLGVTVADELLKVHRSYAGPLRLLRKAGLLKAAAHITGGGITDNTPRVLPEGMAAEVQVKSWTVPPIFELLRELGNVPEQDWRRTFNLGIGMILVVAEAKARQATKLLEKAGETVYPIGRVTPQARRGARVVYTA
- the purN gene encoding phosphoribosylglycinamide formyltransferase, with the protein product MNRNLGILLSGRGSNFQAIAKAIGEGRLDARLAVVISNKPEAPGLDIARSLGVAAVAIPSKGMDRESHDRLLIAELRSRDVGLVCLAGYMRLLSAGFIRAFPNRVLNIHPSLLPAFPGLDAQHQAWEYGVKLAGCTVHIVDEHLDHGPIVAQAAVDALPGDSSETLAARILAEEHKIYSEAIGLILSGQWRMEGRRVIPTQEGEET
- a CDS encoding PQQ-binding-like beta-propeller repeat protein produces the protein MPRTILLLLTIAALCLAADWPGWRGALRDGLSAETGLLKEWPKEGPKLLWRVDNAGEGYGAPAVAGGRVYLIANQGLENEYVRALSVEDGKTLWSTRISAVGNPDQAPSYPAARATPVLDDGLLYAFSSDGVLMCLDPASGKVRWRKNTRKDYGGEPGKWAYAESPLIDGAKVVVTPGGAQATMIAFDKKTGAEKWQMAIPGGEAAGYASAVVSEGGGRRQYVQFLAKGTIGVDAGTGKLLWRYDGTSKGPANIPTPLAHGDTIYSTARSLTAGALVRLKASGDGVSAEQVYFERGLPSAIGGAVRVGETLYGTTGEGLVAAEWATGKILWTNESVGTGSVLAAEGRLYVHGEDGGVALVEATPARYREKGRFTPPGSPAHPRGAREKSWAYPVLANGRLYLRDHGVVWCYDVRSR
- a CDS encoding MBL fold metallo-hydrolase encodes the protein MPFRKCVLTAACAAAAMAQGPGYVDAIPVLERARAAIGADKLRCVRIAGAAYAGIVGQQRESGWNIDWPRGAELVNYWREMNWDARTMVEEFERPPGLNPASWKWGLGWLGGTPLQRERRQRFVVNGAYAWHRDGTGPPVASPPEDAARWQLDLWLNPHGFLKAARLPGANPRAVWRWELGESGRDGNTTVPEKVTVVSITMFGKYRVDATINKENLLQRIHTSAPDPVLGDMNYEHEFSNETYVNLGGGIRFPTVWHHHEGWDDNFGALNVSAGHNAFGGQIADIAANACADAPSVPEPVRAASFPVRVETSRLGAGVYLLGGGTHNSVAVEFKDWVAVIEAPLNEARSLAVIEEVVRLIPNKPIRYLVNTHQHFDHIGGIRTYMHIGATIVTHWKNHEFLRRDVTNYVPRTLEPDMLALWPPTEVTEGYQYEAVRENYVLSDGARNLHMTYVQPLDHAEGMLMAYLPAEKTVVEADLSDRALDGKPSPANRALVRQVRRLGLDVERIVPIHGRPERWDGFAKFVGE
- a CDS encoding Gfo/Idh/MocA family oxidoreductase, whose amino-acid sequence is MERRIFMGAATAASAARVWGANDRVSVGLIGAGGRGKFLAAEFKEIGAPVNAVCDVYEANLTGGLKVANTGARGFGQYKKLLEDKQLDAVIVATPDHWHARMTIDAVEAGKDVYVEKPMAHTIDEGFQMIEAVRRTKRIVQVGTQRRSFDIFLEAKQLFDTKVCGSVQLVNSWWYNHTSTPRQPQVEGKVDWKQWLGSAPKRDFDPMRFRNWYWFWDYSGGLLVGQAAHVMDAIMWFMGSTHPVAVTCAANKTQIAQWEVPETAVLTVEYPENYVAVFTLGYKAMRYNAYNDQMKQFHGDKARFDVAREWWALYPESREIEMKPSKTMSKPGTFNSAARAHIRNFLDCVQSRKEPNAPVEAGQATNIVLCMAMDALRGGRRLRWNNATRKVES